CTGGGTCCTGCGCTACCAGGGCGGTGCCAACGCCGGCCACACCATCGTCAGGGGGGGCGAGAAGATCGTCCTGCACCTGGTCCCCTCCGGACTGCTCAGCGAGGGCGTTCGCGGCTACCTGGGCAACGGCATGGTGGTGGACCCCTGGGCCCTGCGCGACGAGATCATCGAGCTGGAGGAGCGCGGCGTGAAGGTGCGCGGGCGCCTGTTCATCTCCGCGGCGGCCCACCTGCTCATGCCCTACCACCGCCGCATCGACGAGTGCCTGGAGAGCCGGCGCAAGCGCCGCAGCATCGGCACCACGGGTCGCGGCATCGGGCCGGCCTACGTGGACAAGGCGACGCGTCAGGGCCTGCGCATGGGGGACCTGCTGCTGCCGAAGGAGAACCTCGAGCGGCGGGCGATCGAGAAGATCCTTGAGGCCAACGAGGCGCTGGCGGCGCTGTACGAGGCCGAACCCCTGTCGGCCGCCAACATCGCCCAGGAGCTGGTGGTGCTGGCGCGCAGCTTCGCCCCGATGATCGTCGACGGGCACGAGGCGCTGGCCGGCGTGCGGCTCGGCCGCGAGACCGCGCTGTTCGAGGGCGCCCAGGGCGCCCTGCTGGACCTGGACCACGGCACCTACCCCTTCGTGACCTCGAGCAACCCTTCGATCGGGGGCGCGCTCACGGGCACCGGCCTGCCGCCGCGCTGCCTCGGCGAGATCCTCGGCGTCTACAAGGCCTACTGCACCCGCGTGGGCAACGGCCCCTTCCCCA
This genomic stretch from bacterium harbors:
- a CDS encoding adenylosuccinate synthase; the encoded protein is MRAAGNRVIIGGQWGDEGKGKIVDALGRGVDWVLRYQGGANAGHTIVRGGEKIVLHLVPSGLLSEGVRGYLGNGMVVDPWALRDEIIELEERGVKVRGRLFISAAAHLLMPYHRRIDECLESRRKRRSIGTTGRGIGPAYVDKATRQGLRMGDLLLPKENLERRAIEKILEANEALAALYEAEPLSAANIAQELVVLARSFAPMIVDGHEALAGVRLGRETALFEGAQGALLDLDHGTYPFVTSSNPSIGGALTGTGLPPRCLGEILGVYKAYCTRVGNGPFPSELLAEEGDALRLLGGEFGATTGRARRCGWFDLPAGRFTAEFNGMTGVIITKLDVLDTLPEIKVATGYAVDGGTMDRFPAQGDLLARCKPVYRAFPGWAQPLGACRALADLPAAARGYLEFLERELATPVVGISVGREREEMIWTPGGVNV